AAAAATCATCGCAACACCAGTTACCAAGGCAATCAATTTCAATTTACACATAAGCTTTCCTCTCCATCGCCGTGACCTGAATTATCCAGCCTCAGCGTTCTTCACAGTAGAGATAGAAAGCTGCCGCGTCTGAGCTATAAGAACCGCATAAGTCAAAGGAAGTCTATTGTTTTTCGGACGCGAGATAGAGCACCACGCCGCTGATCAACGCGAGCATTGCGAGGCCGGGGACCAAGTACATCAGGCTCACCCCGGCCTTGATTGCACTGAGCGGCACAAGCGCCTGAAAGTGAAAGGCCTGCGATTGCGAGATAGATGCGACCCAGTCCCCAAGGCCGGCCCAGAACCTGCTCGCGAGCCCGAACTTAAATCCGGACTTAAATCCAGCCCTCATTGAAGAAAGCCAAACCCAGCTCTCCCGGGCCTGCCAGCCAATCAACCAGATGGCCACAACGAGCGTGATGCCGAGAGCAAAAACCTGCGCGCCAACTACAGGCTTGTTGATGCGCTCGACAGCGGCATTGCGGCGGCGCAATTGCGCTCTCCACCACAGCACGCCCGGCGGCGCAAGCTGCGGCGCGCTCAGAGATGCCGCGCGCGCGCTGCGAAAGGTCTGCGAGACGAGAATCAGATCCCCGCAGGCTCGGCAGTTTGCTGCGTGAGCGCGCAACTCCGGCGGGCATGACTGAGCCCAGTGGCCCAATTCGAGCAGTCGCCGGATCTCCGATTCGTGCGGGCATGGACGGAGTGTCATAACTGCATCCTCTCCGGCTCTCGCAGCAATCGGGCGATCTTGCGCCTGGCTCGAAACAGCAGTAGGCGAACGCTGGCTGAGGCCAGACCGGTTACTTCTGCGATCTCCTTGTGCGAATATCCCTCGGCGTGCGCCAGCCAAAGCAATTGACGCTCCCTGGGATTCATCCGCGCCATGGCCGGCGTGAGGATGGCCGCCGCCTGGCCCTGCTCCGAATCCGGCCTTTCGGAGTCGTCCCTGGCGGCAAAGAACTCTTCCGGCATCTCTTCAATCGAAGTAGATGCCGGACGGCGCCAATGGTCGCGCAGCAGATTGGTAGCGATGCGAAAGAGATAGCGCCGGCCAGCGACTTCTCCATCCTCCAGGCGCGGCGTGCGAGCCGCAGAAAGAAACCGCACGTAGCTCTCCTGCATCAGATCGTCGGCAAGCGCCGGATCACCCGAGACGCGCGCCAGATATGCCCACAGAGGACGCGCCGAACGCTCGTAGAATCCGGCGAAGGCATCGCTATCCATGCGCAGCTGGATAAGATCGCCCGCGTGGGCGGCGTGCGAGGCCTCGCCGGAGATTGCGTTCGGAAGAATGGATTCCCAGAGCATTGCGCGTTTCTCTTTTATTCGGCTTGTTGAACTGGTTGAGGACTCCTCTGTCGCAGGATCGAACCCGGGATCCGGTGACATCCGCGATCACTGCCGGTCACTGGCATCAAAGCGCGTTTCATAGGGCTGCGATCCCTTGCCGCCGGCCGCAGGACTCTCCGGGATCAGGCCCAGACGCCCGGCCAATATCCAGGTAACACCTGCGGAAAGAATAAACCCGATACCCGGCATCAAAAAGAGCGTTCCCAGCACAAGCATCGGAATGCGCATATCCGCTTCGGCGTGGCGCAGGACCAGGAATCCGCATCCGAGCAGCACCAGCACGATACCGATCTGCAGTGGAGTCAGCACGCGTGCGACGGCATTGGGAACGCGCTGTTGCGGCTCGAAATCGACGGGAATGGGCGCGGCTTCGAGGAATCGCTTGCCGGCATCTGTGCCCATGTAGTTGAGCAGTTCCTGGTTGGCGCTGAAGCGGTCGATCAGCTTGCCATGCACCTCGGTTTGCAGCTTGAAGATGCGGCCCCATCGGCGGTTCTCCACAAAGAGCCGCGTGAGCCACACCAGCACACCCATCACGCAGATAAAAACAAGAACAGGCGCCCCGTCGCTTATGATTCGCTCAGAAACCGGAGGTCCGCTGCGCGCATCGGCCAGATCCGGCCAGACCTCGCGCTCCAGCGCCTCGTAGCGCTGACCGCCTTGCACATCCAGATGTGTAAAAAGATAAAAATCCGGGTTCAACGGCACTTCCGGATGGTTCTCAAGAAACTGCGCCAGTTGCGGATTGTTCCGGCGTACGTAGTCCTGATCTGCCAGCAGAGAAGGATCGTGCGCCACCACGGCGGTCAAAGTCGGACTCTGCCTCAGGAGCCGGATCAGCTCCTCTTGCGTCGCGGCCACATCTTTGTCCGAAGCAACCGGAGTTGGCGTCGCCGCGGCAAGGTGAGGCTGGGTCGCAGGCCGTGGTTGCGCGGCCGCCAGGCTGGCGAAGAGAGCAAGTGGCAATACGATGGCGCGGCACATCCGCAGTGCCGCGATTTGATATTTCGTCCGGCTCAGGCTAGGCATCTTCGTTGACCCCTCAGGGAAGCAGAGTTTTCAGCGTCTTCTG
This portion of the Acidicapsa acidisoli genome encodes:
- a CDS encoding RNA polymerase sigma factor: MLWESILPNAISGEASHAAHAGDLIQLRMDSDAFAGFYERSARPLWAYLARVSGDPALADDLMQESYVRFLSAARTPRLEDGEVAGRRYLFRIATNLLRDHWRRPASTSIEEMPEEFFAARDDSERPDSEQGQAAAILTPAMARMNPRERQLLWLAHAEGYSHKEIAEVTGLASASVRLLLFRARRKIARLLREPERMQL